In Candidatus Wallbacteria bacterium, a single window of DNA contains:
- a CDS encoding radical SAM protein produces MNPLLFLSRLVTRNAGHFISGWKYPLAVSFSLTDRCQLSCPYCAIPSRGLNELSTSKVIRILESLKRLGCLRLGFTGGEPLLRDDISEIAEFACKQGFHLTLNSNGILLEEKKSIWQYFKTFFLSLEGNTETQKLLRGRPSTEEILRLIRKLVASGKKVITATVLCRENLEDVDFILEKASEIGFYADFELFSPHKLSGDFSYPGNTRLISVIERLQQLEKKGARIANSSANLRLLKKALKSGKFPRRMKCFAGKLSAFVDTDGSFYPCFDLREKIPPAQEFREIPPQNDYCSFCRCNGSLEFNACYSLYFQAILRNFKWW; encoded by the coding sequence ATGAATCCTCTGCTATTTCTATCTAGACTTGTCACACGGAATGCAGGCCATTTTATTTCCGGCTGGAAATATCCTCTGGCAGTTTCTTTTTCTCTTACTGACCGCTGTCAGCTCTCATGCCCTTACTGTGCAATCCCCAGCCGGGGTCTGAATGAGCTTTCTACCTCCAAAGTCATCAGAATTCTGGAGTCGCTTAAAAGACTTGGCTGCCTGAGATTGGGATTCACCGGCGGTGAACCTCTACTCAGAGATGATATTTCTGAAATCGCAGAATTCGCTTGTAAACAGGGATTTCATCTGACTCTTAATTCAAACGGGATTCTGCTGGAAGAAAAAAAGAGCATCTGGCAGTATTTCAAGACTTTTTTCCTGTCCCTGGAAGGTAACACAGAAACGCAGAAATTATTAAGAGGCAGGCCTTCCACTGAAGAAATCCTGCGCCTGATCAGGAAACTTGTGGCTTCCGGAAAAAAAGTGATTACTGCTACAGTTCTCTGCAGGGAAAATCTGGAAGATGTCGATTTTATCCTGGAGAAAGCTTCGGAAATTGGATTCTATGCAGATTTTGAACTTTTTTCGCCCCACAAACTCAGCGGTGATTTCAGTTATCCCGGTAACACCCGCCTGATCAGCGTCATCGAAAGACTTCAACAACTGGAAAAAAAAGGAGCCAGAATCGCCAATTCAAGTGCCAATCTGAGGCTTCTGAAAAAAGCCTTGAAATCAGGTAAGTTCCCCCGCCGGATGAAGTGTTTTGCAGGGAAACTTTCTGCATTCGTTGATACTGACGGCAGCTTTTATCCCTGCTTCGATCTGCGTGAAAAGATTCCTCCCGCTCAGGAATTCAGGGAAATACCCCCACAGAATGATTACTGCTCTTTCTGCCGCTGCAATGGTTCTCTTGAGTTCAATGCCTGTTAT